A region from the Sandaracinus amylolyticus genome encodes:
- a CDS encoding acyl-CoA carboxylase subunit beta, producing MQGKLTQAYPVLRSRADLRSEIAQKNREANLASLAKLEKSLAKSREGGGEKYNARHVEAGKLLPRERVERLLDRDGWFLELAPLAGLDIQGHAPGASVVGGIGVVSGVECMITASEATVKGGAMSEYSVIKSGRLSDVAEQNGLPSISLIESAGADLPNQSKIFVPGGRGFRDLTKRSEERTPTVCLVFGSSTAGGAYIPGMSDYVVMVKKQAQVYLGGPPLVKMATGEETTHEELGGAEMHSRVSGVSDFLAEDEEDAIRIGREIVAHLNWKKGGPPPSSHVEEPLYSSEDLLGIASADVRIPFDAREVIARVVDGSRFSEFKPLYGPELVCGWAHVHGHPVGILANNGILFTSCANKGAQFIQLCNQSNVPLLYLQNIVGFMVGRKYEEEGIIKAGAKMINAVSNSTVPSITIMIGASYGAGNYAMAGRAYKPNFLFTWPNHRIAVMGGKQLAGVLDIIQREAAAKKGETVDEQRLGVMKQMTEGLIDQESDPFFATARVWDDGIIDPRDTRSVVGMCLSITHTKPVQGTTSWGVFRH from the coding sequence ATGCAAGGCAAGCTCACGCAGGCCTACCCCGTGCTGCGCTCGCGCGCCGACCTGCGCTCCGAGATCGCGCAGAAGAACCGCGAGGCGAACCTCGCGTCGCTCGCGAAGCTCGAGAAGTCCCTCGCGAAGTCGCGCGAAGGCGGCGGCGAGAAGTACAACGCCCGCCACGTCGAAGCGGGCAAGCTGCTGCCACGCGAGCGCGTGGAGCGGCTCCTCGATCGCGACGGATGGTTCCTCGAGCTCGCGCCGCTCGCGGGGCTCGACATCCAGGGGCACGCGCCGGGCGCGAGCGTCGTCGGCGGCATCGGCGTCGTCAGCGGCGTCGAGTGCATGATCACCGCGAGCGAGGCGACCGTGAAGGGCGGCGCCATGAGCGAGTACTCGGTGATCAAGTCGGGGCGCCTCTCCGACGTCGCCGAGCAGAACGGACTGCCGTCGATCTCGCTGATCGAGAGCGCGGGCGCGGATCTGCCGAACCAGTCGAAGATCTTCGTGCCCGGCGGGCGCGGCTTCCGCGATCTCACGAAGCGCAGCGAAGAGCGCACGCCGACGGTGTGCCTGGTGTTCGGAAGCTCGACCGCGGGAGGCGCCTACATCCCCGGGATGAGCGACTACGTCGTCATGGTGAAGAAGCAGGCGCAGGTCTATCTGGGCGGCCCGCCGCTCGTGAAGATGGCGACCGGCGAAGAGACGACGCACGAGGAGCTCGGCGGCGCGGAGATGCACTCGCGCGTGTCGGGCGTGAGTGATTTCCTCGCCGAGGACGAAGAGGACGCGATCCGCATCGGGCGCGAGATCGTCGCGCACCTCAACTGGAAGAAGGGCGGACCGCCGCCCTCCTCGCACGTCGAGGAACCGCTCTATTCGAGCGAGGATCTGCTCGGCATCGCGAGCGCGGACGTGCGCATCCCGTTCGACGCGCGCGAGGTGATCGCGCGCGTCGTCGACGGCTCGCGCTTCAGCGAGTTCAAGCCGCTCTACGGGCCCGAATTGGTGTGCGGCTGGGCGCACGTGCACGGGCACCCGGTGGGCATCCTCGCGAACAATGGAATCCTGTTCACGAGCTGCGCGAACAAGGGCGCTCAGTTCATCCAGCTCTGCAATCAGAGCAACGTCCCGCTGCTCTATCTGCAGAACATCGTCGGCTTCATGGTCGGCCGGAAATACGAGGAAGAGGGGATCATCAAGGCGGGCGCCAAGATGATCAACGCGGTGTCGAACAGCACCGTCCCGTCGATCACGATCATGATCGGCGCGAGCTACGGCGCGGGGAACTACGCGATGGCGGGCCGCGCGTACAAGCCGAACTTCCTGTTCACGTGGCCGAACCACCGCATCGCGGTGATGGGCGGAAAGCAGCTCGCGGGCGTGCTCGACATCATCCAGCGCGAGGCCGCGGCGAAGAAGGGCGAGACCGTCGACGAGCAGCGCCTCGGTGTCATGAAGCAGATGACCGAGGGACTGATCGATCAGGAGAGCGATCCGTTCTTCGCGACGGCGCGCGTGTGGGACGACGGAATCATCGATCCGCGCGACACCCGCAGCGTCGTCGGGATGTGCCTGTCGATCACGCACACCAAGCCGGTCCAGGGCACGACCAGCTGGGGCGTGTTCCGGCACTGA
- a CDS encoding HAD family hydrolase, with protein sequence MSPPRAILFDVMDTLVRDPFHEEMPAFFGVTKRELIATKHPTAWVDFELGHIDEPTFLAIFMGDREWDRDAFRACVRAAYAWLPGMRELLDELRARSPRPTLHALSNYPPWYRWIDEQCGLAARLDSAFVSYELGVRKPDPEAYLGPCRSLGLTPGEALFVDDRASNCDAARALGMDTIVFDGADGLRAALRARGVL encoded by the coding sequence ATGAGCCCTCCCCGCGCGATCCTCTTCGACGTGATGGACACCCTCGTGCGCGATCCCTTCCACGAGGAGATGCCCGCGTTCTTCGGCGTCACGAAGCGCGAGCTGATCGCGACGAAGCACCCGACCGCGTGGGTCGACTTCGAGCTCGGACACATCGACGAGCCGACGTTCCTCGCGATCTTCATGGGGGATCGCGAGTGGGATCGCGACGCGTTCCGCGCGTGCGTGCGCGCCGCGTACGCGTGGTTGCCCGGCATGCGCGAGCTGCTCGACGAGCTCCGCGCGCGCTCGCCGCGCCCGACGCTGCACGCGCTCTCCAACTATCCGCCGTGGTACCGGTGGATCGACGAGCAGTGCGGGCTCGCGGCGCGCCTCGACTCGGCGTTCGTCTCGTACGAGCTCGGCGTGCGCAAGCCGGATCCCGAGGCGTACCTCGGGCCGTGCCGCTCGCTGGGCCTCACGCCCGGCGAAGCGCTCTTCGTCGACGATCGCGCGAGCAACTGCGACGCGGCGCGCGCCCTCGGGATGGACACGATCGTGTTCGACGGGGCGGACGGATTGCGCGCCGCGCTCCGGGCGCGCGGCGTCTTGTGA
- a CDS encoding ketopantoate reductase family protein — protein MSEILIVGAGAIGRVYGHCLAAGGARVSVLVRPRHVDELRGGVSVRRVPMIGARRDARFVPADVLTDVRELATRRFDQVWLGLPTNALDEPWVDALIDAVGDATLVSLQPGAHVRERLGRARHLVSGAIGVVAWASPLDGSRDRREVGAHDATAYWLPPLQATMFSSDEHARADEVARALRAGGCPARVVRDASLELAKSSAIILPLVAALEASGWSLRALRRGPGLSRALAGSRALLALATGSRPPWIASPLRAPLLAPLVAIVPAIAPFDLERYLEVHFSKVGTQTRVLLAEAEDDARSRGIDPAPIHALRASLDHRLATGDASRSSPR, from the coding sequence TTGAGCGAGATCCTGATCGTCGGCGCGGGCGCGATCGGACGCGTCTACGGGCACTGCCTCGCGGCCGGTGGCGCGCGCGTCTCGGTGCTGGTGCGGCCGCGCCACGTCGACGAGCTGCGCGGAGGCGTGAGCGTGCGTCGCGTGCCGATGATCGGCGCGCGGCGCGACGCGCGCTTCGTGCCGGCCGACGTGCTCACCGACGTGCGCGAGCTCGCGACGCGGCGCTTCGATCAGGTGTGGCTCGGGCTGCCGACGAACGCGCTCGACGAGCCGTGGGTCGACGCGCTGATCGACGCGGTCGGCGATGCGACGCTGGTGTCGCTCCAGCCCGGCGCGCACGTGCGCGAGCGGCTCGGTCGGGCGCGGCACCTGGTGTCGGGCGCGATCGGCGTGGTCGCGTGGGCGAGCCCGCTCGACGGATCGCGCGATCGGCGCGAGGTCGGGGCGCACGACGCGACCGCGTACTGGCTCCCGCCGCTGCAGGCGACGATGTTCTCGTCGGACGAGCACGCGCGCGCGGACGAGGTCGCGCGCGCGCTCCGCGCGGGCGGTTGTCCTGCGCGCGTGGTCCGCGACGCGTCGCTCGAGCTCGCGAAGTCGTCGGCGATCATCCTGCCGCTCGTCGCCGCGCTCGAGGCGAGCGGTTGGTCCCTGCGCGCGCTGCGTCGCGGGCCCGGGCTCTCCCGCGCGCTCGCAGGATCGCGCGCGCTGCTCGCGCTCGCGACGGGGTCGCGGCCGCCGTGGATCGCGTCGCCGCTCCGCGCTCCGCTGCTCGCGCCGCTGGTCGCGATCGTCCCCGCGATCGCGCCGTTCGATCTCGAGCGCTACCTCGAGGTGCACTTCTCGAAGGTCGGCACGCAGACGCGCGTGCTGCTCGCGGAGGCGGAGGACGACGCGCGCTCGCGCGGGATCGACCCCGCGCCGATCCACGCCCTGCGCGCATCCCTCGACCATCGACTCGCGACGGGAGACGCCTCACGATCGTCGCCGCGATGA
- a CDS encoding sigma 54-interacting transcriptional regulator → MASPIERLAPRERDFLARVAAAIAANPFGEERLEIDRAVVGADADVPRAEVLGRMLAKLDARLEGIARGRPLDLRRFTGEDRDLVEAGLLFAVFHRIADALDERIRREIAGERGTVGFARDALAELASRGIDEPQALHYLAIFWQMRRAFFFVETSLPGTSPSMWRLRQSLWNDLFTADLRLYARLLWRRMEDFSTFLAGETGTGKGTAAAAIGRSGFIPYDAKRERFASSFVDAFLAINLAEFPETLVESELFGHEKGAFTGAIAEHAGVFARAKAHGAIFLDEIGEVSQAVQVKLLHVLQERTFRPVGSRAPRRFEGRVIAATNRTIAALRRDGTFRDDLWYRLSADVIEMPTLRQRLDEDPGELDVLIAAILEQMLGEQPRDLIALVREAIARDVGEAYRWPGNVRELAQCVRRVLLTRRYVPELARSAVAEDAEDALLAASGGGGWRAEELIARYCAALHARLGTYEAVAERVGLDRRTVKRHVLAARR, encoded by the coding sequence ATGGCAAGTCCCATCGAGCGCCTCGCCCCGCGCGAACGCGACTTCCTCGCGCGGGTCGCCGCAGCGATCGCCGCGAACCCGTTCGGCGAGGAGCGCCTCGAGATCGATCGCGCGGTCGTCGGCGCGGACGCCGACGTTCCGCGCGCCGAGGTGCTCGGCCGCATGCTCGCGAAGCTCGACGCGCGCCTCGAGGGCATCGCGCGCGGGCGTCCTCTCGATCTGCGCCGGTTCACTGGCGAGGATCGCGATCTCGTCGAAGCAGGGCTCCTCTTCGCGGTGTTCCATCGCATCGCCGACGCGCTCGACGAGCGCATCCGGCGCGAGATCGCGGGCGAGCGCGGGACCGTGGGGTTCGCGCGCGACGCGCTCGCGGAGCTCGCGTCGCGCGGCATCGACGAGCCGCAGGCGCTGCACTACCTCGCGATCTTCTGGCAGATGCGGCGCGCGTTCTTCTTCGTCGAGACGTCGCTGCCCGGCACGAGCCCCTCGATGTGGCGCCTGCGCCAGTCGCTGTGGAACGACCTCTTCACCGCGGATCTTCGACTCTACGCGCGCTTGCTCTGGCGGCGCATGGAGGACTTCTCCACGTTCCTCGCGGGCGAGACCGGCACCGGCAAGGGCACCGCGGCCGCGGCGATCGGTCGCTCCGGGTTCATCCCGTACGACGCCAAGCGCGAGCGCTTCGCGTCGTCGTTCGTCGACGCGTTCCTCGCGATCAACCTCGCGGAGTTCCCCGAGACGCTGGTCGAGAGCGAGCTCTTCGGGCACGAGAAGGGCGCGTTCACCGGCGCGATCGCGGAGCACGCCGGTGTGTTCGCGCGCGCGAAGGCACACGGCGCGATCTTCCTCGACGAGATCGGCGAGGTCTCGCAAGCCGTGCAGGTGAAGCTGCTCCACGTGCTGCAGGAGCGGACGTTCCGACCGGTCGGCTCGCGCGCGCCGCGGCGCTTCGAAGGACGTGTGATCGCCGCGACGAACCGCACCATCGCGGCGCTGCGGCGCGATGGCACGTTCCGCGACGATCTCTGGTATCGACTCTCCGCCGACGTGATCGAGATGCCGACGCTGCGGCAGCGCCTCGACGAAGATCCCGGCGAGCTCGACGTGCTGATCGCCGCGATCCTCGAGCAGATGCTCGGTGAGCAGCCGCGCGATCTGATCGCGCTGGTGCGCGAGGCGATCGCGCGCGACGTGGGCGAGGCGTATCGCTGGCCGGGAAACGTGCGCGAGCTCGCGCAGTGCGTGCGGCGCGTGCTGCTGACGCGGCGCTACGTGCCCGAGCTCGCGCGCAGCGCGGTCGCCGAGGACGCGGAGGATGCGCTGCTCGCGGCGTCGGGCGGCGGCGGATGGAGAGCCGAGGAGCTGATCGCGCGCTACTGCGCCGCGCTGCACGCGCGGCTCGGCACGTACGAGGCGGTCGCGGAGCGCGTGGGGCTCGATCGACGCACCGTGAAGCGTCACGTGCTCGCGGCGCGGCGCTGA
- a CDS encoding YiaA/YiaB family inner membrane protein, with the protein MTHDVPRDTAAWRFQVWASFVLAFGTTLIGIAYLPIDPWMKGYLAMGVLFTTGSAFTLSKTIRDEHEAQRFLSRISEAKAERILREYELNDGRAQASAQGQGAARVAS; encoded by the coding sequence ATGACCCACGACGTTCCGCGCGACACCGCTGCTTGGCGCTTCCAGGTCTGGGCCTCGTTCGTGCTCGCGTTCGGCACGACGCTGATCGGCATCGCGTACCTCCCGATCGATCCGTGGATGAAGGGCTATCTCGCGATGGGCGTGCTCTTCACCACGGGCTCCGCGTTCACGCTGAGCAAGACGATCCGCGACGAGCACGAGGCGCAGCGCTTCCTCAGCCGCATCAGCGAGGCGAAGGCGGAGCGCATCCTCCGCGAGTACGAGCTGAACGATGGGCGCGCGCAGGCGAGCGCACAGGGCCAAGGGGCCGCGCGCGTCGCGTCGTGA
- a CDS encoding tetratricopeptide repeat protein, which yields MRSTYRALLAIVCALSSLVPAIASADPPVRDDVRALSAHLRSHPSDVAALIERSELYRREGNAEGALADLRVAAALAPDEPRVHAQRAVVLHAMGRHEEALAELDAYVERALGPGPDLLALRARILVRMERLEDALADYDAALALREEVELYLERGRLLEQLGRVEDAARGYDEGLRATDAAVLRVESVELDLRTSRADRALVRVDEVLAHAPARARWLLLRARALDALARGDEARAARHEALSETERRLVRRPTPALHVERGEALLALGRAHDALAAATRARSLAPRLGDAIDLELRARRAIEGGER from the coding sequence GTGCGTTCCACCTACCGAGCCCTCCTCGCGATCGTGTGCGCGCTGAGCAGTCTCGTGCCCGCGATCGCATCCGCCGATCCACCGGTGCGCGACGACGTGCGAGCGCTCAGCGCGCACCTGCGATCGCACCCCAGCGACGTCGCCGCGCTGATCGAGCGCAGCGAGCTCTACCGCCGCGAGGGCAACGCGGAGGGCGCGCTCGCGGACCTGCGCGTCGCGGCGGCGCTCGCGCCGGACGAGCCACGGGTCCACGCGCAGCGCGCGGTCGTGCTGCACGCGATGGGACGCCACGAAGAGGCGCTCGCGGAGCTCGACGCGTACGTCGAGCGCGCGCTCGGTCCGGGGCCGGATCTGCTCGCGCTGCGCGCGCGGATCCTGGTGCGCATGGAGCGCCTCGAGGACGCGCTCGCCGACTACGACGCGGCGCTCGCGCTGCGCGAAGAGGTCGAGCTCTACCTCGAGCGCGGGCGACTGCTCGAACAGCTCGGGCGCGTGGAGGACGCGGCGCGCGGGTACGACGAGGGACTGCGCGCGACCGACGCGGCGGTGCTGCGCGTCGAGAGCGTCGAGCTGGATCTGCGCACCTCGCGCGCGGATCGCGCGCTCGTCCGGGTGGACGAGGTGCTCGCGCACGCTCCGGCGCGCGCACGATGGCTGCTGCTGCGCGCACGCGCGCTCGATGCGCTCGCTCGCGGCGACGAGGCGCGCGCTGCGCGGCACGAGGCGCTCTCCGAGACCGAGCGACGATTGGTGCGACGACCGACGCCCGCGCTGCACGTCGAGCGCGGCGAGGCGCTGCTCGCGCTCGGTCGCGCGCACGATGCGCTCGCCGCCGCGACGCGCGCGCGCTCGCTCGCGCCGCGGCTCGGCGATGCGATCGATCTCGAGCTCCGCGCGCGCCGCGCGATCGAAGGCGGTGAGCGATGA
- a CDS encoding purple acid phosphatase family protein, translating to MRLRTSMLAIAITLLASTAHAQRTPYLQSPTETSIIVRWRSASAQPSSVCWGTSPSALTNRAGSGSATDHTVRITGLTPDTQYYYATAQSTCPPASAADARDTFRTAPRRGSTRPFRMWVVGDSGTGGSDQRAVRDAMLGATTGRRPDLFLHMGDMAYSSGTTSEFDSRFFAMYSDILRQTPCWPTMGNHEGSSSDSATQSGPYYDAYTLPTDGSAGGLPSGTEAYYAFDWGNVHFVVLDSHESPRGTTGAMLRWLDEDLAATDATWVIAYFHHPPYTDGTHDSDTERQHIDMRQNALPILEAHGVDLVLGGHSHIYERSYLVRGAFDTPTTAGGHLVDTGDGQLDGDGPYRSGTEGTLYVVAGHGGASVGGDASHPVMFFSETEHGSCIIDVDGEQLTLRNVRSDGAETDHVTLMKRDGLFLARPSGGERYLAGSVVPIAWASVGEVGPLTIEISLDGGASWSTLVERTENDGMHDWATPRRESDHVRVRIRESDDATNVDESEDFVLAASARDTVIAFGDVWQYSDDDTAHGDGWRTGAGGTWPEGRGELGYGDGDEATELHDATPNFPTVYFRRRIELASEVDFARVRAVYDDGVAIFVNGTQVASALVDDLAHEAWSTSGAGEEATLDATLDLAAGNPFVVGENWIAAVVKQSNGTSSDLSFDLELELGLRVEIDPEMDGGIVSGEDAGAIDGAIDRVDGSNRVDGATTVEPASSGCGCRAAGRGEGPGAIALGVLALLALVVRRRR from the coding sequence ATGAGACTCCGCACCTCGATGCTCGCGATCGCGATCACGCTGCTCGCGTCCACCGCGCACGCGCAGCGCACGCCCTACCTGCAGAGCCCGACCGAGACGTCGATCATCGTGCGGTGGCGCAGCGCGAGCGCGCAGCCGTCGTCGGTGTGCTGGGGCACGTCGCCGAGCGCGCTCACGAACCGCGCGGGCAGCGGCAGCGCGACCGATCACACGGTGCGCATCACCGGCCTCACGCCCGACACGCAGTACTACTACGCGACCGCGCAGAGCACGTGCCCGCCCGCGAGCGCCGCCGACGCGCGCGACACGTTCCGCACCGCGCCGCGCCGCGGCAGCACGCGCCCGTTCCGCATGTGGGTCGTCGGCGACTCCGGGACGGGCGGAAGCGATCAGCGCGCGGTGCGCGACGCGATGCTCGGCGCGACGACTGGGCGTCGTCCCGATCTGTTCCTGCACATGGGCGACATGGCGTACAGCTCGGGCACGACGAGCGAGTTCGACTCGCGCTTCTTCGCGATGTACTCGGACATCCTCCGCCAGACGCCGTGCTGGCCGACGATGGGCAACCACGAGGGCTCGAGCTCCGACTCCGCGACGCAGAGCGGTCCCTACTACGACGCGTACACGCTGCCGACCGACGGCAGCGCGGGTGGTCTGCCGAGCGGCACCGAGGCCTACTACGCGTTCGACTGGGGCAACGTGCACTTCGTCGTGCTCGACTCGCACGAGAGCCCGCGCGGCACCACGGGCGCGATGCTGCGCTGGCTCGACGAGGACCTCGCCGCGACCGACGCGACGTGGGTGATCGCGTACTTCCATCACCCTCCGTACACCGACGGAACGCACGACTCCGACACCGAGCGCCAGCACATCGACATGCGCCAGAACGCGCTGCCGATCCTCGAGGCGCACGGCGTCGATCTCGTGCTCGGCGGTCACTCGCACATCTACGAGCGCAGCTATCTCGTGCGCGGCGCGTTCGACACGCCGACCACCGCGGGCGGTCATCTCGTCGACACCGGCGACGGTCAGCTCGATGGCGACGGGCCCTATCGCAGCGGCACCGAGGGCACGCTCTACGTCGTCGCGGGGCACGGCGGCGCGAGCGTCGGCGGTGACGCGTCGCATCCCGTGATGTTCTTCAGCGAGACGGAGCACGGCAGCTGCATCATCGACGTGGACGGAGAGCAGCTCACGCTGCGCAACGTCCGCAGCGACGGCGCGGAGACCGATCACGTCACGCTGATGAAGCGCGACGGTCTCTTCCTCGCGCGCCCGAGCGGCGGGGAGCGCTACCTCGCGGGGAGCGTGGTGCCGATCGCGTGGGCGAGCGTGGGCGAGGTCGGGCCCTTGACGATCGAGATCTCGCTCGACGGCGGCGCGAGCTGGTCGACGCTGGTCGAGCGCACCGAGAATGACGGGATGCACGATTGGGCGACCCCGCGTCGCGAGAGCGACCACGTGCGGGTGCGCATCCGCGAGAGCGACGACGCGACCAACGTCGACGAGAGCGAGGACTTCGTCCTCGCCGCGTCGGCGCGCGACACCGTGATCGCGTTCGGCGACGTCTGGCAGTACTCCGACGACGACACCGCGCACGGCGACGGATGGCGGACCGGCGCGGGCGGCACGTGGCCCGAAGGGCGCGGCGAGCTCGGCTACGGCGACGGCGACGAAGCGACCGAGCTGCACGACGCGACGCCGAACTTCCCGACCGTGTACTTCCGGCGGCGCATCGAGCTCGCGAGCGAGGTCGACTTCGCGCGGGTGCGCGCGGTCTACGACGACGGCGTCGCGATCTTCGTGAACGGCACGCAGGTCGCGTCGGCGCTGGTCGACGATCTCGCGCACGAGGCATGGTCGACCAGCGGCGCAGGCGAGGAGGCGACGCTCGATGCGACGCTCGATCTCGCGGCGGGCAATCCATTCGTGGTGGGCGAGAACTGGATCGCGGCGGTCGTGAAGCAGTCGAACGGGACGTCGAGCGATCTCTCGTTCGACCTCGAGCTCGAGCTCGGGCTGCGCGTGGAGATCGACCCCGAGATGGACGGCGGGATCGTCTCGGGTGAGGACGCGGGCGCGATCGACGGTGCGATCGATCGCGTCGATGGATCGAACCGGGTCGATGGCGCGACGACGGTCGAGCCGGCGTCGAGTGGGTGCGGGTGTCGCGCGGCCGGCCGCGGCGAAGGGCCTGGTGCGATCGCGCTCGGGGTGCTCGCGCTGCTCGCGCTGGTCGTGCGACGCCGGCGCTGA
- a CDS encoding TetR/AcrR family transcriptional regulator, with amino-acid sequence MTSRTTKKRASKKESVAPPRVRRSAEDAQRAILDAAEVRLAERGPDSIRLQDVARAVGMSHSTVLHHFGSREALLEAVVKRAMERLTSDMLTSFAAGEDARDPAAMLERVFEAFGGGQARMLSWLRLTGIDVNVDERYLLDVARAAHALRPAGANGKKPPFEDTLFTMILASLAAYADGIAGEPTRRSAGLAGDPGAAKRFRAWLARLLSTHLG; translated from the coding sequence GTGACGAGCAGGACGACGAAGAAGCGCGCGAGCAAGAAGGAGAGCGTCGCGCCGCCGCGGGTGCGTCGATCGGCGGAGGACGCGCAGCGCGCGATCCTCGACGCGGCCGAGGTGCGCCTCGCGGAGCGCGGGCCCGACTCGATCCGGCTACAGGACGTCGCGCGCGCGGTCGGGATGTCGCACTCGACGGTGCTGCACCACTTCGGCAGCCGCGAGGCGCTGCTCGAGGCGGTCGTGAAACGCGCGATGGAGCGCCTCACGAGCGACATGCTCACGTCGTTCGCGGCGGGCGAGGACGCGCGCGATCCCGCGGCGATGCTCGAGCGCGTGTTCGAGGCGTTCGGCGGCGGTCAGGCGCGCATGCTGAGCTGGCTGCGCCTCACCGGGATCGACGTGAACGTCGACGAGCGCTACCTGCTCGACGTGGCGCGTGCGGCGCACGCGCTGCGGCCGGCGGGCGCGAACGGGAAGAAGCCGCCCTTCGAGGACACGCTCTTCACGATGATCCTCGCGAGCCTCGCGGCGTACGCCGACGGCATCGCGGGCGAGCCGACGCGCAGGAGCGCGGGGCTCGCCGGCGATCCGGGCGCTGCCAAGCGCTTCCGCGCCTGGCTCGCCCGGCTGCTCTCGACGCACCTCGGATGA
- a CDS encoding Coq4 family protein, with product MHDTPSAHKKLRPWHAAPAMWRLLRDPDDTRHVFTIIEALSFRELERTRDRMRASADGRRILRERPDLLASLRDRDALAAMPEGSLGRAYLEFLRAEGITADGLVAASIEGSTDVAPMNADELELLYVGDRLRDAHDLWHVVTGYHGDLLGEASLLAFSFAQTGTPGVGFIAAIGWLKAAAIDARDLIAGGYHRGRTAAWLPDQHWETMLARPLSEVRARLRIAPPPPYEPLRTRDIAPGSLARWERTERPLAA from the coding sequence ATGCACGACACGCCAAGCGCACACAAGAAGCTGCGGCCCTGGCACGCCGCGCCCGCGATGTGGCGTCTGCTGCGCGATCCCGACGACACGCGCCACGTCTTCACGATCATCGAGGCGCTCTCCTTCCGCGAGCTCGAGCGCACGCGTGATCGCATGCGCGCGAGCGCCGACGGCCGCCGCATCCTGCGCGAGCGCCCGGATCTCCTCGCGTCGCTGCGTGATCGCGACGCGCTCGCGGCGATGCCCGAAGGCAGCCTCGGGCGCGCATACCTCGAGTTCCTGCGCGCCGAGGGCATCACCGCGGACGGGCTCGTCGCGGCGAGCATCGAAGGCTCGACCGACGTCGCGCCGATGAACGCCGACGAGCTCGAGCTGCTCTACGTCGGCGATCGCCTGCGCGACGCGCACGACCTCTGGCACGTCGTCACCGGCTATCACGGTGATCTCCTCGGTGAGGCCTCGCTGCTCGCGTTCTCGTTCGCGCAGACGGGCACGCCGGGCGTCGGTTTCATCGCCGCGATCGGCTGGCTCAAGGCCGCCGCGATCGACGCGCGCGACCTGATCGCCGGTGGCTATCACCGCGGGCGCACCGCGGCGTGGCTCCCCGATCAACACTGGGAGACGATGCTCGCGCGCCCGCTGTCCGAGGTGCGCGCGCGCCTCCGCATCGCGCCTCCGCCGCCCTACGAGCCGCTCCGCACCCGCGACATCGCGCCGGGCAGCCTCGCGCGGTGGGAGCGCACGGAGCGCCCGCTCGCCGCGTGA